The following coding sequences are from one Dermacentor andersoni chromosome 5, qqDerAnde1_hic_scaffold, whole genome shotgun sequence window:
- the LOC126531676 gene encoding uncharacterized protein isoform X1 has protein sequence MFSQMPLVKDRIVHSPFPDVHIPDCTLYNFIARFLKRYADKIAFAEGDESMSYAFLQTRLHQYAMGFHKHGLRRGDRFIVAVDNTMDALISILALMFSGCVACFASGPRTSHELAYQVKDAGASFCLTDSDNLAYILDEQHRCRFKMIFVMRDTPGFVSVASFRKMPEMALLELQEQDTKKALCAIAYTSGTTGDAKGVMVSQYSFIAAIQSIRAMKCAGENEVLIVLWNLYSVSAIRLFMEALCNGSTSVIVKPNHGSAKMFEAIKKHKVTTLYGSATPLQRLVREALSAGETLKSVTRVGSIGGTLPETAVEQMRSVFDLRKLGHAYGLTEAAGLVLAPPFHDVTVAYLGYACPGVLIKVVDVTTREPLPAERTGEICVKIPSVMMGYLNKPELTKQVLDSEGWLLSGDCGYYDEGGRVHYIDRLKDTIKCRGFHVPTPELEHLISSMAEVSEVAVVGVPSAEYQDAPIAFVVPKPPAVGSVALALKIKQYVAARTPSHMHLYGGVVFTDSLPRNEIGKVLKRELRKIAADKDTVKL, from the exons ATGTTCTCGCAGATGCCTCTCGTGAAAGACCGCATCGTGCACTCTCCCTTCCCGGACGTCCATATACCGGATTGCACGTTGTACAACTTCATCGCTAGATTCCTAAAGCGATATGCAGACAAGATTGCCTTT GCGGAAGGGGACGAGAGCATGAGCTACGCGTTCCTGCAGACGCGCCTGCACCAATACGCCATGGGCTTCCACAAGCATGGCCTGAGGCGTGGTGACCGCTTCATCGTAGCCGTGGACAACACGATGGACGCGCTGATCTCCATCCTGGCACTCATGTTCTCGGGATGCGTGGCCTGTTTCGCCAGCGGGCCCAGAACGTCGC ATGAGTTGGCTTATCAAGTCAAAGACGCCGGGGCATCGTTCTGCCTCACGGACAGCGACAACTTGGCGTATATCCTCGACGAACAGCATCGGTGCCGTTTCAAG ATGATATTCGTGATGCGGGACACACCAGGGTTCGTGTCCGTGGCCTCGTTTCGGAAGATGCCCGAGATGGCGCTTCTGGAGCTTCAGGAACAAGACACAAAGAAGGCGCTTTGCGCGATCGCTTACACGTCGGGCACCACGGGCGATGCCAAGGGAGTTATGGTGTCGCAGTACAGTTTCATAGCCGCTATCCAGAGTATCAG GGCAATGAAGTGCGCCGGTGAAAACGAAGTGCTCATAGTATTGTGGAACCTGTACTCCGTGAGCGCGATACGCCTCTTCATGGAAGCGCTCTGCAACGGAAGTACGTCGGTAATCGTGAAGCCGAATCATGGAAGTGCAAAGATGTTTGAAGCGATCAAGAAGCACAAG GTGACGACGCTATACGGATCGGCCACACCCTTGCAGCGGCTTGTGCGCGAAGCGCTCAGCGCGGGCGAGACGCTGAAGAGTGTCACACGCGTCGGCAGCATCGGCGGCACTCTGCCCGAGACAGCCGTGGAGCAAATGCGGAGCGTGTTCGACCTGCGCAAGCTAGGGCACGCGTACGGGCTCACCGAGGCCGCCGGCTTGGTTCTGGCGCCACCGTTTCATGACGTCACCGTCGCTTACCTCGGCTACGCGTGCCCTGGAGTGCTCATCAAG GTGGTTGACGTCACCACAAGAGAGCCCCTTCCTGCTGAAAGAACTGGCGAAATTTGCGTGAAGATTCCTAGCGTCATGATGGGTTACTTAAACAAGCCGGAGCTGACAAAGCAGGTCCTTGACTCCGAAGGCTGGCTCTTGTCCG GAGATTGCGGCTACTACGACGAGGGCGGCCGCGTGCACTACATAGACCGGCTCAAGGACACAATTAAGTGCCGCGGCTTCCACGTTCCAACTCCGGAGCTGGAGCATCTCATCAGCTCGATGGCCGAAGTGAGCGAAGTTGCCGTAGTCGGCGTGCCCTCTGCCGAGTACCAGGATGCACCGATCGCGTTCGTTGTGCCCAAGCCCCCCGCCGTCGGGAGCGTTGCCCTCGCCCTCAAGATCAAGCAGTACGTGGCAG CAAGAACGCCAAGCCACATGCACTTGTATGGAGGCGTAGTCTTCACGGACAGCCTACCACGGAACGAAATAGGAAAAGTACTGAAGAGGGAGCTTAGAAAGATCGCGGCTGACAAAGATACGGTCAAGCTCTGA
- the LOC126531676 gene encoding uncharacterized protein isoform X2, whose protein sequence is MPLVKDRIVHSPFPDVHIPDCTLYNFIARFLKRYADKIAFAEGDESMSYAFLQTRLHQYAMGFHKHGLRRGDRFIVAVDNTMDALISILALMFSGCVACFASGPRTSHELAYQVKDAGASFCLTDSDNLAYILDEQHRCRFKMIFVMRDTPGFVSVASFRKMPEMALLELQEQDTKKALCAIAYTSGTTGDAKGVMVSQYSFIAAIQSIRAMKCAGENEVLIVLWNLYSVSAIRLFMEALCNGSTSVIVKPNHGSAKMFEAIKKHKVTTLYGSATPLQRLVREALSAGETLKSVTRVGSIGGTLPETAVEQMRSVFDLRKLGHAYGLTEAAGLVLAPPFHDVTVAYLGYACPGVLIKVVDVTTREPLPAERTGEICVKIPSVMMGYLNKPELTKQVLDSEGWLLSGDCGYYDEGGRVHYIDRLKDTIKCRGFHVPTPELEHLISSMAEVSEVAVVGVPSAEYQDAPIAFVVPKPPAVGSVALALKIKQYVAARTPSHMHLYGGVVFTDSLPRNEIGKVLKRELRKIAADKDTVKL, encoded by the exons ATGCCTCTCGTGAAAGACCGCATCGTGCACTCTCCCTTCCCGGACGTCCATATACCGGATTGCACGTTGTACAACTTCATCGCTAGATTCCTAAAGCGATATGCAGACAAGATTGCCTTT GCGGAAGGGGACGAGAGCATGAGCTACGCGTTCCTGCAGACGCGCCTGCACCAATACGCCATGGGCTTCCACAAGCATGGCCTGAGGCGTGGTGACCGCTTCATCGTAGCCGTGGACAACACGATGGACGCGCTGATCTCCATCCTGGCACTCATGTTCTCGGGATGCGTGGCCTGTTTCGCCAGCGGGCCCAGAACGTCGC ATGAGTTGGCTTATCAAGTCAAAGACGCCGGGGCATCGTTCTGCCTCACGGACAGCGACAACTTGGCGTATATCCTCGACGAACAGCATCGGTGCCGTTTCAAG ATGATATTCGTGATGCGGGACACACCAGGGTTCGTGTCCGTGGCCTCGTTTCGGAAGATGCCCGAGATGGCGCTTCTGGAGCTTCAGGAACAAGACACAAAGAAGGCGCTTTGCGCGATCGCTTACACGTCGGGCACCACGGGCGATGCCAAGGGAGTTATGGTGTCGCAGTACAGTTTCATAGCCGCTATCCAGAGTATCAG GGCAATGAAGTGCGCCGGTGAAAACGAAGTGCTCATAGTATTGTGGAACCTGTACTCCGTGAGCGCGATACGCCTCTTCATGGAAGCGCTCTGCAACGGAAGTACGTCGGTAATCGTGAAGCCGAATCATGGAAGTGCAAAGATGTTTGAAGCGATCAAGAAGCACAAG GTGACGACGCTATACGGATCGGCCACACCCTTGCAGCGGCTTGTGCGCGAAGCGCTCAGCGCGGGCGAGACGCTGAAGAGTGTCACACGCGTCGGCAGCATCGGCGGCACTCTGCCCGAGACAGCCGTGGAGCAAATGCGGAGCGTGTTCGACCTGCGCAAGCTAGGGCACGCGTACGGGCTCACCGAGGCCGCCGGCTTGGTTCTGGCGCCACCGTTTCATGACGTCACCGTCGCTTACCTCGGCTACGCGTGCCCTGGAGTGCTCATCAAG GTGGTTGACGTCACCACAAGAGAGCCCCTTCCTGCTGAAAGAACTGGCGAAATTTGCGTGAAGATTCCTAGCGTCATGATGGGTTACTTAAACAAGCCGGAGCTGACAAAGCAGGTCCTTGACTCCGAAGGCTGGCTCTTGTCCG GAGATTGCGGCTACTACGACGAGGGCGGCCGCGTGCACTACATAGACCGGCTCAAGGACACAATTAAGTGCCGCGGCTTCCACGTTCCAACTCCGGAGCTGGAGCATCTCATCAGCTCGATGGCCGAAGTGAGCGAAGTTGCCGTAGTCGGCGTGCCCTCTGCCGAGTACCAGGATGCACCGATCGCGTTCGTTGTGCCCAAGCCCCCCGCCGTCGGGAGCGTTGCCCTCGCCCTCAAGATCAAGCAGTACGTGGCAG CAAGAACGCCAAGCCACATGCACTTGTATGGAGGCGTAGTCTTCACGGACAGCCTACCACGGAACGAAATAGGAAAAGTACTGAAGAGGGAGCTTAGAAAGATCGCGGCTGACAAAGATACGGTCAAGCTCTGA